The Amycolatopsis sp. DG1A-15b genome contains the following window.
GGTACTTCCGCACGACGTTCACCGTCCCCGCCGGCGCGGTCACCGACGCCCGGCTCCTGCTCACCGGCGACGACACCGCCGACGTCTGGCTCAACGGCACCCCGCTCGCCTCCTCGGCCCGCACCAGGGACTCGTGGCGCACGGCGCTGCCGGTGGACCTGCGGCCCGCGCTCGTCCCCGGCCGCAACACCCTCGCCGTCGCCGTCCGCAACGCCGCCGGCCCGGCCGGCCTGCTCGGGCGGCTGCGGGTGACGACCGCGGCGGGCAGCACCGACCTCACCACCGGGCCCGGCTGGAAGAGCGCGACGACCGTGCCGGAGGGCTGGGAACAGCCCGGCTTCGCGGACGGGACCTGGTCGCCGGCCGCGGACCTCGGCGCCTACGGCACCGCGCCGTGGGGCGCCGGCGTCACCACGCCGAACCCCGTCGCGGCGTCACCGCTTTCGGTCGCGAGCGCCACGGTCGCGAACCGCGTGAACCCGCTGGGCGTCGACCCGGCGCGGCCGCGGTTCGGCTGGAAGCTGACGTCGGCGGCGCCGCAGCAGCGGCAGTCGGCGTACCAGCTCGTCTTGTCCACCGGCGGGAAGGACCTCTGGGACAGCGGCCGCGTCGCCTCGGCGCAGCAGGCCGACGTCGCCTACGGCGGCCCGGCACTCGCCTCGCTGACCGCCTACACCTGGCGCGTCCGCGTCTGGGACGGCCAGGGCCGGCCGAGCGGCTGGAGCCCGGTGCAGCGCTTCGAAACCGCGCTCCGGAGCCCGGCGGCCGAGTGGACCGGCGCCTTCCTCGGCCGCGCCACGGCCGGTCCGGACCTCGCCGGGGCGAGCTGGATCTGGTACCCCGAAGGCGATCCGCTCGGCGGGGTGCCGCCGTCGACCCGCTTCTTCCGCAAGACCCTGGACCTGGCCGCGGCCCCGGCGAAGGCCACTTTGGTCGTGACCGGCGACGACACCGCGACCGTGTGGGTCAACGGCACCCGCGTCAGCGACTCGCCGCGAGTGGCCGACTCGTGGAAGACGGCCGCGGTCGTCGAGGTCGGCAGCCTGCTGACGGCCGGGGCGAACACCATCGCGATCAGCACGGAGAACACCACGCAGAGCCCGGCGGGCACCATCGCGAAGCTGATCGTCCAAGGTGGACCGCAGACGGTCACCGACGGGACGTGGAAGGCGAGCCGGACCGGCCCGGACGGCTGGCAGCAGCGCGCCTTCGACGACAGCTCCTGGGCCGCCGCGCGGGCGCTGACCGCGTACGGCACCGGCCCGTGGGGCGCGAACGTCGCCGTGAGCGCGCCCGCTCCCCTGCTGCGCAAGAGCTTCACCGTCACGAAGCCGGTCGCGAGCGCCCGGCTGCTGACGACCGCGCTCGGGCTGCAGGAGACCCACCTCAACGGCGTCAAGGTCGGCTCGGAGGTCCTCGCGCCCGGTTGGACGGACTACGCGAAACGCCTGCAGTACCGGGTTTCCGACGTCACCGGGCAGATCCGCGCCGGGGAGAACGTGCTCGGCGCGCTGGTGGGCAACGGCTGGTACTCCGGCAGCGTCGGCATCGCCGGGAGCCAGAAGTACGGCACCGAGCCGTGGTACTCCGCCCAGCTGCGGCTGACGTACACCGACGGCACGAGCACCACGGTCGCGACCGACGGCACCTGGAAGACCGCCGACGGCCCGATCCGCGCCGACGACCTCTACCAGGGCGAAACCTACGACGCGCGGCTCGCGGCGGCCGGCTGGGACCGGCCCGGCTTCGACGACCGCGGCTGGGCGGCGCCTCGCGTGCGCGGCGACGCCAAGCCGAATCTGGTGTCCCAGGCTGACAACGGCGTCACGGTGCAGCAGGAGTTCAAGCCCGTCGCCTGGACCCAGCCGAAACCCGGGGTGTGGGTCGCCGACCTCGGCCAGAACTTCGGCGGCTGGAACCGGCTTTCGGTGACCGGCCCGGCCGGCACCACGGTGACCATGCGGCACGCCGAGGTGCTCAACCCCGACGGGACCGTCTA
Protein-coding sequences here:
- a CDS encoding family 78 glycoside hydrolase catalytic domain translates to MLPSKLWRATTTTLAAILALSAAAVPPAGAAPPIGLSGAHWIWYPEGDARVAAPAGTRYFRTTFTVPAGAVTDARLLLTGDDTADVWLNGTPLASSARTRDSWRTALPVDLRPALVPGRNTLAVAVRNAAGPAGLLGRLRVTTAAGSTDLTTGPGWKSATTVPEGWEQPGFADGTWSPAADLGAYGTAPWGAGVTTPNPVAASPLSVASATVANRVNPLGVDPARPRFGWKLTSAAPQQRQSAYQLVLSTGGKDLWDSGRVASAQQADVAYGGPALASLTAYTWRVRVWDGQGRPSGWSPVQRFETALRSPAAEWTGAFLGRATAGPDLAGASWIWYPEGDPLGGVPPSTRFFRKTLDLAAAPAKATLVVTGDDTATVWVNGTRVSDSPRVADSWKTAAVVEVGSLLTAGANTIAISTENTTQSPAGTIAKLIVQGGPQTVTDGTWKASRTGPDGWQQRAFDDSSWAAARALTAYGTGPWGANVAVSAPAPLLRKSFTVTKPVASARLLTTALGLQETHLNGVKVGSEVLAPGWTDYAKRLQYRVSDVTGQIRAGENVLGALVGNGWYSGSVGIAGSQKYGTEPWYSAQLRLTYTDGTSTTVATDGTWKTADGPIRADDLYQGETYDARLAAAGWDRPGFDDRGWAAPRVRGDAKPNLVSQADNGVTVQQEFKPVAWTQPKPGVWVADLGQNFGGWNRLSVTGPAGTTVTMRHAEVLNPDGTVYTTNLRAAQATDRFTLAGTGRAETYEPRFTVHGYRYVELTGLPAAPTAATLTGRAMWTSGAQTGTFTSSDALVNQVQHNILWGERSNMLSVPSDCPQRDERLGWTGDIGIFAATSTFNLDVANFLGKFSDDLVDAQHDDGSFTDVAPGVLNGSGTAGWGDAGVIVPYTLWQRYGDTGVIDEHFAAMVRWIEYLRSTSGADLIRDHQTYGDWLNVNDETPHDLVSTAFFAWSSRLVSRMAAATGHPAEAAKYGTLADQVGAAFTARFVAADGTIGSDTQTGYVLALAFGLLPADRVQPAADKLAARVAAAGGHLSVGFLGVENLLPVLAAHGHADVAYRVLLQPDFPGWGYMVGHGATTIWERWDGIKPDGSFNDPGMNSFNHYGLGSVGDFLYRSVGGLAPASPGYASLRIAPQPGGGLTSAKSAYETPYGGAVSDWSAAGGKLTLRVTVPAGSSATVVVPTSRPSGITAPPEAVPSAPGTYFLPAGSYVFTAPV